A single genomic interval of Acidobacteriota bacterium harbors:
- a CDS encoding cupin domain-containing protein produces MAVYDMNKMRPDYLTREYRRKVATGESLTLARLEAKQGSVTRPHCHDQEEVIFLLKGSWRFQLPTGAVTLLPNQVLTIPRGVEHSSEVLEDVVAIDVCTPQRKDWITGEDRGLHSDQDESLWAV; encoded by the coding sequence ATGGCAGTCTATGACATGAACAAGATGCGTCCCGACTATCTGACACGCGAATATCGGCGAAAGGTAGCAACTGGAGAGAGCCTGACACTCGCGCGACTAGAGGCAAAACAAGGATCGGTAACCAGACCTCATTGCCACGACCAGGAAGAGGTCATTTTCCTCCTCAAAGGCTCCTGGCGCTTCCAATTACCGACAGGCGCAGTGACGCTGCTTCCGAATCAGGTCTTGACGATCCCGCGCGGCGTTGAGCATTCGTCCGAAGTGCTGGAAGACGTCGTCGCAATCGATGTGTGTACACCTCAACGCAAGGACTGGATCACGGGCGAGGATCGCGGACTGCATTCCGATCAAGACGAGAGCCTGTGGGCCGTGTAG
- a CDS encoding ketol-acid reductoisomerase: MANIYYENSADLALIRGKKVAVFGYGSQGHAHALNLRDSGVQVRIALELQSRSRAKAREAGFEVLVPKDAAAWGDILVLLVPDTVQPKLYQEAIALALSAGKTLLFAHGFNIHFKTIEPPANVDVIMIAPKSPGHRVREVFAEGGGTPGLLAVHQDASGKAKALALSYAKGIGCTRAGVIETTFAEETETDLFGEQAVLCGGVSALIKAGFETLVEAGYQPEIAYFECMHELKLIVDLMYRGGLNFMRYSVSDTAEYGDYTGGPKVVTKETYAALRQMLADVRSGDFAREWIAENEKGRPWFNQVRSREREHLIEQVGAKLRSMMPFVNPTTIGPDQMENRSESPAETKDEKKAVAV, from the coding sequence ATGGCAAACATCTACTACGAAAACTCGGCAGATCTGGCACTGATAAGAGGCAAGAAAGTAGCGGTCTTCGGCTATGGGTCCCAGGGGCATGCACACGCGTTGAACCTTCGCGACAGTGGAGTTCAAGTCCGAATAGCGCTGGAGCTCCAAAGCCGTTCACGAGCGAAGGCGCGCGAGGCCGGATTCGAGGTGCTGGTTCCAAAGGACGCGGCTGCATGGGGCGACATTTTGGTCCTCCTCGTACCCGATACCGTGCAGCCAAAGCTCTATCAGGAGGCTATCGCGCTTGCTCTGTCGGCCGGCAAGACGCTATTGTTCGCACACGGGTTCAATATTCACTTCAAGACCATCGAGCCTCCAGCTAACGTCGACGTCATCATGATCGCGCCAAAATCGCCCGGTCACCGTGTGCGCGAAGTCTTCGCAGAGGGCGGCGGAACACCTGGACTCCTGGCTGTGCATCAAGATGCCAGCGGCAAAGCCAAAGCTCTGGCTCTCTCCTACGCAAAAGGCATCGGCTGCACGCGCGCCGGGGTCATCGAGACGACTTTTGCAGAGGAAACAGAGACGGACCTTTTTGGCGAACAGGCTGTCCTGTGCGGCGGCGTGAGCGCTCTGATCAAAGCCGGATTCGAAACGCTGGTCGAAGCTGGATATCAGCCGGAGATCGCATACTTTGAGTGCATGCATGAGCTCAAGCTGATTGTCGATCTCATGTACCGGGGCGGGCTCAACTTTATGCGCTATTCAGTAAGCGATACGGCTGAATATGGCGACTACACGGGCGGCCCGAAGGTTGTCACAAAAGAGACTTATGCGGCACTGCGGCAAATGCTCGCCGATGTACGCAGTGGGGACTTCGCACGGGAGTGGATTGCGGAGAACGAAAAAGGTCGGCCCTGGTTCAATCAGGTGCGCAGCCGCGAGCGCGAGCACTTAATTGAGCAGGTGGGAGCGAAGTTGCGTTCCATGATGCCGTTCGTCAATCCCACGACTATCGGTCCCGATCAAATGGAGAATCGATCGGAAAGCCCAGCCGAAACAAAGGATGAAAAAAAGGCGGTAGCAGTCTAG
- a CDS encoding acetolactate synthase small subunit, with product MVRTFIVYVADHPGVLNRVSSLFRRRGYNIESLTVGHTHLQEISRMTVVVGIDAQGAPLVEANLYKLPEVLHVHDISSVPSLHRELVIVKVAASQDVRPEVMRVVEAFRARVLEVAVESLVIEATGPEDAIDSLVEGVRPYGILEMTRTGRVAMTRGSAPVFAPGARTPKGAAPFWNSDHLNLLRNCS from the coding sequence ATGGTACGCACTTTTATTGTCTACGTTGCCGATCATCCGGGCGTTCTGAACCGGGTTTCATCGCTGTTCCGGCGGCGAGGGTACAACATTGAGTCGCTGACTGTCGGACACACACACTTGCAAGAAATTTCGCGAATGACGGTCGTAGTCGGGATCGATGCTCAAGGAGCACCGCTTGTCGAGGCCAACTTGTACAAACTGCCCGAGGTTCTTCACGTCCATGACATCTCCTCGGTTCCGTCGCTCCATCGCGAATTAGTGATCGTGAAGGTGGCCGCTTCGCAGGACGTGCGGCCGGAAGTAATGCGCGTTGTCGAAGCATTCCGCGCCAGAGTTCTTGAGGTTGCCGTTGAGTCCTTGGTGATCGAAGCCACGGGACCGGAAGACGCGATTGACAGTCTAGTCGAAGGCGTCCGTCCGTACGGAATTCTTGAGATGACGCGCACGGGCCGCGTCGCCATGACTCGAGGAAGCGCTCCTGTCTTTGCTCCGGGGGCGCGCACCCCTAAGGGTGCTGCACCATTTTGGAACTCAGATCACCTCAACCTATTGCGTAACTGTTCCTAA